In Zobellia roscoffensis, the following are encoded in one genomic region:
- a CDS encoding YaiO family outer membrane beta-barrel protein gives MSSQTIYLFLLCIFLSLWTRGQDVVLNDVSFDEARDLAYEGDYRSANAMLAQLVKPDSKDTGARALLASTYSWNGEYDKARDEFNTIISSERNDRKVWIAAIKNELYARNNATAMGLANKALVYLKSDVEVERLKSIAEEDFKNNEYSEIGWFNSNDSVVPKEQVEVAIAKEKKPEAIDTLAAKTPVAEDVFKNRVAVRNSATIYDTRYDPMFYSSISYNRQTLAGTLIPRINYSNRLQTNGVQYDLDFYPKFSKRFYAYLNYGFSNASIYPKHKFGGDLYANLPGAIEFSAGGRYISYDNTNVSVITNSLGHYRGNYYFSLRSYITPMPDNLTRFSGNLLVRKYLKDAENYLGLNVGMGYSPELRQLTSGDELLAETLLYVESQRLSLEYQFTGKNNPNIYRANVGATRQELAFASGTFFYGVSAGITYEVKF, from the coding sequence ATGAGTAGCCAAACTATATATCTATTTCTGTTATGCATTTTCCTAAGCCTATGGACTAGAGGTCAGGATGTTGTTCTTAACGATGTTAGTTTTGATGAAGCTCGTGACTTAGCTTATGAAGGTGATTATAGGTCTGCAAATGCGATGTTGGCCCAATTGGTGAAACCGGACTCCAAAGATACTGGTGCACGTGCTTTGTTGGCCAGTACGTATAGTTGGAACGGAGAATATGATAAGGCTAGAGATGAATTTAATACTATAATATCTTCAGAAAGGAACGATAGAAAAGTATGGATAGCCGCTATAAAAAATGAACTTTACGCTAGAAATAATGCTACAGCAATGGGCTTGGCAAATAAGGCTTTAGTGTATCTTAAAAGTGATGTTGAGGTAGAAAGACTCAAAAGTATTGCCGAAGAGGATTTTAAAAACAATGAATATTCAGAGATTGGCTGGTTCAATAGTAATGACTCGGTGGTTCCAAAAGAACAAGTTGAAGTAGCCATTGCTAAAGAGAAAAAACCGGAAGCTATTGATACTCTGGCGGCGAAAACTCCGGTTGCAGAAGACGTTTTTAAAAATAGGGTAGCAGTAAGGAACTCCGCGACTATATATGATACCAGGTATGACCCAATGTTTTATTCCAGTATTTCATATAATAGACAGACCTTGGCAGGAACTCTTATTCCTAGAATAAATTATAGTAATCGTTTACAGACGAATGGGGTGCAGTATGATCTGGATTTTTATCCAAAATTCTCAAAACGGTTTTACGCTTATCTAAACTATGGTTTCTCAAACGCTTCAATTTACCCTAAACACAAGTTTGGTGGAGATTTGTATGCCAACCTTCCAGGTGCTATTGAGTTCTCTGCAGGGGGTAGATATATCAGTTATGATAACACCAATGTATCCGTCATTACAAACTCGTTAGGGCATTATAGGGGGAACTATTATTTTTCTCTTCGTTCGTATATTACGCCAATGCCGGATAACCTTACCCGTTTCTCAGGTAACTTGTTGGTTCGTAAATATTTAAAAGATGCCGAGAATTATCTTGGATTAAATGTAGGCATGGGGTATTCGCCAGAATTGAGACAATTGACTTCGGGCGATGAGCTTTTGGCGGAAACTCTTTTATACGTAGAATCACAACGTTTAAGTCTGGAGTATCAATTTACAGGTAAGAACAATCCAAATATTTATAGAGCCAACGTGGGTGCTACCAGACAGGAATTGGCATTTGCTTCAGGCACTTTCTTTTACGGAGTTTCAGCGGGAATTACCTATGAGGTGAAATTCTAA
- a CDS encoding LTA synthase family protein: MNTSTIDRYSLKHYTRLMISFFGSLLVLTIYQYTTLYFKGVVDIIFGTSFFIAVVHQIGFTSLVGVILAFPFNFWENLRPRYGFNLVFVLLLVLLIVEAMLISYFCTALVPLGSDLLGYSFSDIKMTIANSGGISWVLPLGFVIIVAMFFGLYKISSKHYHHISRMYPFTIILFSMFIATLFIEGKPINHNKTQYLALNLYDTSTEDTSYNSDVEFPLIKAKPIQNVLGEYFELKEQKPNIVFLMVEGLGRDFVGEGAEYGGFTPFLDSLTTKSLYWENCLSNTGRTFGVLPSLLGSLPFGKSGFMELEKYPNKLTLFSILKNNGYHTSFYQGTNSSFDNVDRFLTSENVDFVLDKSGFGSKYQMQAEDAAGASWGYPDRELFKKSMSLPRTAEQPRMEVYMTISTHEPFIPPKQDYYEAKVAKLLSEGDYSGKIEKVIEKNDNVFATLLYTDDALKYAFEEYRRQPNYDNTIFIITGDHRLIPIPQRNNLSRFHVPLIMYSPLLKKTKKMSAVNSHFDVTPTLLALMEAKYELKMPKKVAWMGSALDMSEDFRSVKNIPLMRNKNELKEFVDAEKLYSDGSIYSLDENMDLGSSFSSSNSEKKLQAFKSINAYVTNNDKIIPDSLAIFSVKKEKFTDSEIVWINSVYNGQNFDKVYMIARELAFEREYEKSLLLSRYILSEAPSHIDTKVLMGRVNVWMGNYDESIKILKACVKMNPNYIDSYSALFDVYFWSERSKEGLELVKLVQENSSSAHEIKDKIDRAKRQAQKKRIAASIEKIRNSNTETAINTFEIE, encoded by the coding sequence ATGAATACAAGTACAATAGACAGGTACTCTTTAAAGCACTACACGAGATTGATGATTTCTTTCTTTGGTAGTCTTCTGGTGCTTACTATATACCAATACACCACTTTGTATTTTAAAGGCGTTGTAGATATTATTTTTGGAACCAGCTTCTTTATTGCTGTAGTCCACCAAATTGGGTTTACCTCTTTGGTTGGGGTGATTTTAGCATTTCCATTCAATTTTTGGGAAAACCTGAGACCACGTTATGGTTTCAACTTGGTGTTTGTGTTACTTCTGGTTCTATTAATCGTAGAAGCTATGCTTATTAGTTATTTCTGTACGGCATTGGTACCATTAGGCTCGGATTTATTAGGCTATAGTTTTAGTGATATTAAAATGACAATTGCTAATTCTGGGGGAATCTCATGGGTGTTGCCCTTGGGGTTTGTCATTATAGTGGCTATGTTCTTTGGGTTGTACAAAATTTCCTCTAAACATTACCACCATATTAGTAGAATGTACCCGTTTACTATCATTTTGTTTAGTATGTTCATTGCCACGCTTTTTATTGAGGGTAAACCCATTAATCACAATAAAACGCAATACCTAGCGCTCAACCTTTATGATACCTCTACGGAAGATACTTCATATAATTCAGATGTTGAATTCCCTTTAATCAAAGCAAAACCAATACAGAATGTTTTAGGAGAGTATTTTGAACTTAAAGAGCAGAAACCCAATATCGTCTTTTTAATGGTAGAAGGGCTTGGGAGAGATTTTGTTGGAGAAGGAGCGGAGTATGGTGGCTTTACCCCTTTTTTAGATTCGCTTACTACTAAATCATTGTATTGGGAAAACTGTTTAAGTAATACCGGGCGTACTTTTGGTGTGCTTCCATCCTTGTTAGGATCATTGCCTTTTGGTAAAAGCGGATTTATGGAGTTGGAAAAATACCCTAACAAGCTCACTTTGTTTAGTATTTTAAAGAACAATGGGTATCACACCTCTTTTTATCAAGGAACCAATAGTTCTTTTGATAATGTAGATCGATTTCTAACCAGTGAAAATGTAGATTTTGTTTTAGACAAATCGGGTTTTGGTAGTAAATACCAAATGCAGGCAGAAGATGCAGCAGGTGCTTCATGGGGCTATCCGGACAGGGAGCTTTTTAAAAAGAGTATGAGTTTGCCTCGTACAGCGGAACAGCCACGTATGGAGGTCTATATGACCATTAGTACTCACGAACCGTTTATTCCGCCCAAGCAAGATTATTATGAGGCTAAGGTTGCCAAATTACTATCAGAAGGGGATTATAGTGGAAAGATAGAGAAGGTTATTGAGAAAAATGATAATGTGTTCGCTACGTTGTTATATACTGATGATGCCTTAAAATATGCATTTGAAGAATACCGAAGACAACCGAACTATGACAACACCATATTTATTATCACCGGAGACCACAGGTTGATTCCCATACCACAGCGTAATAACCTTAGCCGTTTTCATGTGCCTCTTATTATGTATAGTCCGCTTTTAAAGAAAACTAAAAAAATGAGTGCGGTCAATTCTCATTTTGATGTTACGCCAACTTTATTGGCACTCATGGAAGCTAAATATGAGTTGAAAATGCCTAAAAAAGTAGCTTGGATGGGCAGTGCGTTGGATATGTCCGAAGATTTTCGATCTGTCAAGAACATTCCGCTAATGCGAAATAAAAATGAGCTAAAAGAATTTGTGGACGCAGAGAAACTTTATTCTGATGGATCTATTTACTCTTTGGACGAGAATATGGATTTAGGATCCTCTTTTAGCAGCTCCAATAGTGAGAAAAAGTTGCAAGCTTTTAAATCTATAAATGCTTACGTGACAAATAATGACAAAATAATTCCAGATAGTTTGGCCATATTTTCGGTGAAAAAAGAAAAATTCACAGACTCGGAAATTGTATGGATAAACAGTGTTTACAACGGTCAAAATTTTGATAAGGTTTATATGATTGCACGGGAACTGGCCTTTGAGCGCGAATATGAAAAATCACTTTTACTTAGTCGTTATATTCTTTCGGAAGCTCCAAGTCATATAGATACCAAGGTTTTAATGGGTAGAGTCAATGTGTGGATGGGCAACTATGATGAGTCCATTAAAATATTAAAGGCGTGTGTTAAAATGAATCCTAATTATATAGATTCATATTCCGCTTTATTTGATGTTTATTTTTGGTCGGAACGTTCTAAAGAAGGCTTGGAGTTAGTAAAGTTGGTTCAGGAGAATAGCTCAAGTGCCCATGAAATTAAGGACAAAATAGATAGGGCCAAGAGGCAGGCACAAAAGAAGAGAATTGCTGCATCCATAGAAAAAATTAGAAATTCCAATACGGAGACCGCCATAAATACGTTTGAAATAGAATGA
- a CDS encoding glycosyltransferase family 2 protein: protein MFTVILFTLFTIMGYLSTRNSIHYRKKNSFGSLSKVMASPLSPSITIIAPAYNEGLTIVENIRSLMSLRYVNYEVMVVNDGSKDDTLKKMIDAYDLVKIEQKIDPNWKNKPIRGVYKSPHRAFAKLTVIDKENGGKSDALNTGMALSTNRYVGCIDVDCLLLPDALLHVVKSFYQRSEKRVIAVGGVIRVANSCVIEGGQLEEIRLPTNWLARFQLLEYTRSFILGRMAWGSIDSLLIISGAFGFFDREIALAVGGYDTGTVGEDMEIVFKMRRYMHDRKEPYTIEYIPDPLCWTEVPEDLKILVNQRDRWARGNLETLFKHKDMFFNSKYGRLGLLSYPYWFFYEWLAPLLEFFGFFTIILFTYLGILNWDFFIAITAMVYLFSIMFSFYAILWDVYSYNEYKKTKDILTLMLCAVIEPIFFHPIVVWSAVRGNYKKLFKIKSGWGSQVRKGFAKAT from the coding sequence ATGTTTACAGTTATATTATTTACTTTATTTACCATAATGGGGTATCTATCTACCCGAAACTCTATCCATTACCGAAAAAAAAATAGTTTTGGCAGCCTTTCAAAAGTAATGGCTTCGCCTTTATCTCCCAGTATTACCATTATAGCACCTGCTTACAATGAGGGTTTGACCATTGTAGAGAACATTCGCTCACTCATGTCACTGCGTTACGTAAATTATGAAGTAATGGTGGTTAACGACGGTAGTAAGGATGATACGCTTAAAAAGATGATAGATGCGTATGATCTGGTTAAAATTGAACAAAAGATTGACCCTAATTGGAAAAACAAACCTATTCGTGGTGTTTACAAATCTCCCCATAGGGCGTTTGCAAAGCTCACAGTCATAGATAAAGAAAATGGAGGAAAATCCGATGCCTTAAATACAGGCATGGCACTATCTACAAACCGTTATGTGGGGTGTATAGATGTAGATTGTCTTCTATTGCCAGACGCATTGTTACATGTGGTGAAATCCTTCTACCAACGTTCGGAAAAACGGGTAATAGCAGTAGGCGGAGTGATTCGTGTAGCTAATTCCTGTGTGATAGAAGGCGGGCAATTAGAAGAAATACGATTACCAACCAATTGGCTCGCGCGCTTTCAATTATTAGAATACACGCGTTCTTTTATTTTAGGAAGAATGGCCTGGGGAAGTATAGATAGCCTCCTAATTATTTCAGGAGCTTTTGGGTTTTTTGATAGAGAAATTGCATTAGCTGTTGGCGGTTATGATACAGGTACGGTAGGCGAGGACATGGAAATTGTCTTTAAGATGAGAAGGTATATGCATGATCGTAAAGAACCGTATACCATTGAATATATTCCTGATCCGCTGTGTTGGACGGAAGTTCCGGAGGATTTAAAAATTCTGGTGAACCAAAGAGATAGATGGGCTAGAGGGAACTTAGAGACTTTATTTAAGCATAAAGACATGTTTTTTAATTCTAAGTATGGGCGTCTGGGCTTACTGAGTTATCCATATTGGTTTTTTTATGAATGGTTGGCTCCGTTGTTGGAGTTTTTCGGATTCTTTACCATTATACTTTTTACATATCTGGGAATTTTAAATTGGGACTTTTTTATAGCCATTACGGCAATGGTGTATTTGTTTTCAATTATGTTTTCGTTCTATGCCATTCTATGGGATGTGTATAGCTACAATGAATACAAAAAAACAAAAGATATTTTAACGCTTATGCTTTGCGCTGTTATAGAGCCCATATTTTTTCACCCTATCGTAGTATGGTCAGCAGTAAGAGGTAATTATAAGAAACTATTCAAAATTAAATCGGGATGGGGATCTCAGGTACGAAAAGGCTTCGCTAAAGCCACATAA
- a CDS encoding HEAT repeat domain-containing protein has protein sequence MLETFNTYYGVALITAPKINTDILWGLSIVFVVLAVVYFVSVFFFRNKISATAARTRQRKKELSPMISEFLFYEEDADKGEKSNYISLKIEIRELLKDNFNRKVLVEVLLDLRKDVSGDTQLRLFSLYQDLGLQKEAFKKLKSWRWEIISKGILELTQMQVVTAYGFITKFINHKTATIRKQAEIATVTLKPEGINYFLDTTRYKISEWQQLKLLDVLRNQENYEPPRFRMWLTSKNKHVVLFALRLIKYYNQNDANSSLIELIKHKNYQIREEAISCIKEFYVVEAIPTLKDIFKKCNTDGKIAVLGAISELGSVDDINFLKNVARKENNFSVSSKALAAINTISPETVMPSEGLEKPKAYSADIEESEALQDTDVINSLPVPTEEKAVIVSVIEEGQKEEGVQEELLEVKTAEATVKEELVDAIEDGIADVKKEATAEQEISLSSDEIYAVETILSEEKYGYVKEEDQIEFVEITEIIVIDPITVTGFLSKTENIQIENFSDSSLQLDFLPVVIDNPVYPNQPTIKYRPMGDSENNNLDVRCIEVEYEEVASDIQKEALPEEPMFDISKIDFLPIVIDDHKLEIDELKTNNGANIDDTSVEKGTEELHEFVNEISELNFLPIVMDSEVVVEQDMSEVISEEEISESSNSLDGFTLSDFEIDFESTEDVMPVENDEIHEEAANSNSHETAINDTEDVMSWLMAENELREIELEYEVVSSKELPNPLLELIPEPIYYNEHEAYMMGLLDDLEEMGDHREIPLLQELLAEETENFVKDRIHSLIEQFSYFETSLKNVKSKPKESSEIEMPVFSVFADLFKNIDTESKLVLLDEIVSVGDEKEIDFLDGLLEDPNLKIRKKAQEALKSLVEKVSRKAEFEKDLLPKPIEELPIDLSILEPFTGSKSKKVKHIPTNEGNNYEGQEVVGFDFELDDTQVLDKKYDQKTLNINVESTDVPPNEGSFLTTIIDFPRKFIGKLNG, from the coding sequence TTGTTAGAAACCTTTAACACATATTATGGTGTGGCGCTTATTACGGCACCAAAAATAAACACAGACATTCTGTGGGGTTTATCTATTGTGTTCGTTGTTCTAGCTGTGGTGTATTTCGTTTCGGTTTTCTTTTTTAGAAATAAGATATCTGCAACGGCAGCACGCACCAGGCAGCGCAAGAAGGAACTCTCACCAATGATTAGTGAGTTTTTGTTCTATGAAGAAGATGCGGATAAGGGAGAAAAATCTAACTATATCTCCTTAAAGATTGAAATAAGAGAACTCCTTAAGGATAATTTCAATAGAAAAGTTTTAGTAGAAGTGCTTTTAGATTTGAGAAAGGATGTTTCGGGAGATACACAACTCCGACTTTTTAGCCTTTATCAAGATTTAGGGCTTCAAAAAGAAGCATTCAAAAAATTGAAAAGCTGGCGTTGGGAAATTATCTCAAAAGGAATTTTAGAGCTTACCCAAATGCAGGTGGTAACGGCTTATGGCTTCATAACCAAGTTCATTAACCATAAGACGGCAACTATAAGGAAGCAGGCAGAAATTGCAACGGTTACCCTAAAGCCAGAAGGAATCAACTATTTTTTGGATACTACACGTTACAAAATATCTGAATGGCAGCAGTTAAAACTGCTTGATGTACTTAGGAACCAAGAGAATTATGAGCCACCTAGGTTCAGAATGTGGTTGACCTCTAAGAATAAACATGTAGTGCTATTCGCTCTTAGGCTCATTAAATATTACAATCAGAATGATGCCAATTCTTCGCTTATAGAGCTGATTAAACACAAGAATTACCAAATAAGAGAAGAGGCTATCAGCTGTATTAAAGAGTTTTATGTGGTTGAGGCGATACCAACACTCAAGGACATTTTTAAAAAATGTAATACAGATGGTAAGATTGCGGTGTTAGGGGCTATTTCTGAATTGGGAAGCGTTGATGATATTAATTTCCTTAAAAATGTAGCGAGGAAAGAAAATAACTTCTCTGTATCTAGCAAGGCTTTGGCAGCAATTAATACAATTTCTCCGGAGACTGTTATGCCATCCGAAGGGTTGGAAAAACCAAAAGCTTATTCAGCAGATATTGAAGAAAGTGAGGCGTTGCAAGATACTGATGTTATAAACTCGTTGCCTGTTCCTACTGAGGAAAAGGCTGTGATTGTTTCTGTAATTGAAGAGGGGCAAAAGGAAGAGGGTGTTCAAGAAGAGTTGCTTGAAGTTAAAACAGCAGAAGCTACAGTTAAAGAAGAATTAGTAGATGCAATAGAAGATGGTATTGCTGATGTAAAGAAAGAAGCCACAGCAGAGCAAGAAATTAGTTTAAGTTCTGATGAAATCTATGCGGTGGAGACCATCTTATCCGAGGAAAAATATGGGTATGTAAAAGAAGAAGACCAAATAGAATTTGTTGAAATAACGGAGATAATAGTTATAGATCCAATTACAGTGACTGGGTTTTTATCAAAAACAGAAAACATACAAATTGAAAATTTTTCAGATTCTTCATTACAACTAGACTTTTTACCTGTTGTAATTGACAATCCAGTATACCCTAACCAACCAACTATAAAATACCGACCCATGGGCGATTCAGAAAACAATAATCTTGATGTTAGATGTATTGAAGTTGAATATGAAGAAGTGGCTTCAGATATTCAAAAGGAAGCTTTACCAGAGGAACCTATGTTTGACATTTCTAAAATTGATTTTCTACCCATAGTAATTGATGATCATAAATTAGAGATTGACGAACTTAAAACTAACAACGGCGCTAATATTGATGATACTTCGGTTGAAAAAGGTACAGAAGAACTGCATGAATTTGTAAATGAAATTAGCGAGCTCAATTTCTTACCTATTGTTATGGATAGTGAAGTAGTGGTAGAGCAAGATATGTCTGAGGTTATTTCAGAAGAGGAGATATCTGAAAGTTCAAATAGTCTTGATGGTTTTACATTATCTGATTTTGAGATTGATTTTGAAAGTACGGAAGATGTAATGCCCGTAGAAAATGATGAAATCCATGAAGAGGCTGCTAATTCTAATTCTCATGAAACGGCAATAAATGATACTGAAGATGTAATGTCTTGGTTGATGGCAGAGAATGAACTTAGGGAGATTGAATTGGAATACGAAGTAGTTTCATCCAAAGAATTACCCAACCCACTTTTAGAGTTAATTCCTGAGCCTATTTATTACAACGAGCATGAAGCGTATATGATGGGGCTTTTAGATGATTTAGAGGAAATGGGTGATCATCGTGAAATCCCTTTGTTGCAGGAACTTTTGGCAGAAGAAACAGAAAATTTTGTAAAAGATCGTATTCATAGTCTTATTGAGCAGTTTTCATATTTTGAAACCTCACTTAAAAACGTTAAAAGCAAACCAAAAGAATCATCAGAGATAGAAATGCCCGTATTTAGTGTGTTTGCAGATTTGTTTAAGAATATAGATACTGAGTCCAAACTGGTTCTCTTAGATGAAATTGTTTCAGTAGGAGATGAAAAAGAAATCGATTTTTTAGATGGATTATTAGAAGATCCTAATCTTAAAATTAGAAAGAAGGCACAGGAAGCCCTGAAGAGTTTGGTTGAAAAAGTTTCAAGAAAAGCTGAGTTTGAAAAAGACCTACTACCTAAACCTATAGAGGAGTTACCTATTGATTTGTCCATTTTAGAGCCATTTACAGGGTCAAAATCTAAAAAGGTTAAGCACATACCAACGAATGAAGGGAACAACTACGAAGGTCAGGAAGTTGTTGGTTTTGATTTTGAATTAGATGACACCCAGGTGCTTGATAAAAAGTATGACCAAAAAACATTGAACATTAACGTTGAATCAACAGATGTACCTCCTAACGAGGGTTCCTTTTTGACCACAATTATAGATTTTCCAAGAAAATTCATTGGTAAATTAAATGGATAG
- a CDS encoding response regulator, which yields MTKKRLLLAEDDELLASLLNFRLKKGGYEVNHSTNGKEVKEYLSGHMPDIIVSDIMMPYFSGMELIAYVRKELKSQVPIIIISSAGNEENVLNAFELGANDFISKPVSPSELLVRVARELNKT from the coding sequence ATGACCAAAAAGAGATTATTGTTAGCGGAAGATGATGAGTTACTGGCGTCTTTGCTCAACTTTCGATTAAAGAAAGGGGGCTATGAGGTTAATCATAGCACCAACGGAAAAGAGGTAAAAGAATATCTGTCAGGGCACATGCCCGATATTATTGTAAGTGATATTATGATGCCCTATTTCTCCGGTATGGAGCTTATTGCTTATGTACGCAAGGAATTAAAATCTCAAGTACCCATTATTATTATATCATCTGCAGGAAACGAAGAAAACGTGTTGAACGCGTTTGAACTGGGCGCAAACGACTTTATATCAAAACCGGTGAGTCCATCTGAGCTTTTAGTGCGTGTTGCACGAGAATTGAATAAAACTTAA
- a CDS encoding Hpt domain-containing protein, producing the protein MKTKNLLFQLTDLESHLNDFSVEKLTKDEAFHLKVSFQHFKKNLLEMVFLSKENIDTDKQKELSKAKSNEFEKVYPDLDLETYEAVIEHHKSYGNVLKELQIDTAMDKKEILILNGKTNVSEHDDTEIDLKPMLMECMGEMSLLRELISIFISNGLEFIGASKIHLQTQDFEELDLAAHKIKTGLAMMRTDNLHEIIIQIQKGCKLDQDPKHLEFLCKCFSEEFPRVKTELDRAYVELTNN; encoded by the coding sequence TTGAAAACGAAAAACCTACTTTTCCAATTAACGGATTTAGAGTCGCACCTAAATGATTTTTCAGTCGAAAAATTAACTAAGGATGAGGCTTTTCATCTTAAAGTATCTTTCCAACATTTTAAAAAGAACCTTTTAGAAATGGTCTTCCTGTCTAAGGAAAATATAGACACGGATAAGCAAAAGGAATTATCAAAAGCTAAGTCCAACGAGTTTGAAAAGGTGTATCCAGATTTAGATTTAGAGACGTATGAAGCTGTAATTGAGCATCACAAATCTTACGGTAATGTTTTAAAGGAACTGCAAATTGATACTGCTATGGATAAAAAAGAAATATTAATTCTTAACGGAAAAACAAATGTAAGTGAGCATGACGATACAGAGATTGATTTAAAACCAATGCTGATGGAGTGTATGGGTGAAATGAGCTTATTACGTGAATTGATTTCAATTTTCATAAGTAATGGGCTTGAGTTTATTGGAGCTTCTAAAATTCACCTACAGACCCAAGATTTTGAAGAGTTAGATTTAGCCGCACACAAAATAAAAACGGGATTGGCTATGATGCGAACAGATAATCTACATGAAATTATCATCCAAATTCAGAAAGGATGTAAACTAGATCAGGACCCAAAGCATTTGGAGTTTCTTTGTAAGTGTTTTAGTGAAGAATTCCCAAGAGTTAAAACAGAATTAGACCGTGCTTATGTAGAGCTTACCAATAATTAA
- a CDS encoding dipeptidase, producing the protein MKHFICFLSILSFLSCGQTNKKVEEKTQESILEKAKRIHEKVITIDTHNDINVHNFTDSLNYTQRLETQINLPKMDEGGLDVTWLIVYTGQDTLTNEGYAKAEKNAISKFESIHRLCEEIAPEKIELALTSEDVKRIHDSGKKVAMIGVENAYPMGNDLANFKKYYDLGARYISLSHNGHSQFSDSNTGEKDSVWLHNGLSELGQKAVKEMNRLGIMVDVSHPSKEAMKQMIALSEAPIIASHSSARALCDHSRNLDDEQLKLMKENGGVVQTVAFSSYLNTEKDEAYNAYIKNILEKVADSMGVEWYRRDQFSSLTDSQKEVFMKNYPKVKKIAISIADKAPDAPAMVDVSDFVNHIDYMVNLIGIDHVGISSDFDGGGGIKGWSDASETFNVTLELVKRGYTEEEIAQLWGENLLRVLDEVQAIAKNMQKP; encoded by the coding sequence ATGAAGCATTTTATCTGTTTTTTAAGCATTCTGTCTTTTCTGTCCTGTGGCCAAACCAATAAGAAAGTAGAAGAGAAAACACAAGAATCCATACTGGAAAAGGCAAAACGAATACATGAAAAAGTAATTACAATAGATACTCATAATGACATCAATGTCCATAATTTTACGGACAGCCTTAACTATACCCAACGCCTAGAAACACAAATTAATCTGCCAAAAATGGATGAAGGTGGATTGGATGTTACATGGCTTATAGTGTATACCGGTCAAGACACTTTAACAAATGAAGGTTATGCCAAAGCTGAAAAAAATGCTATTTCTAAATTTGAATCTATACATCGTTTATGCGAAGAAATTGCGCCTGAAAAAATAGAACTCGCTTTAACATCAGAAGATGTAAAACGCATACATGATTCCGGCAAAAAGGTAGCCATGATCGGTGTTGAAAATGCGTACCCCATGGGCAATGATTTAGCTAATTTTAAAAAGTACTATGACTTAGGAGCACGCTATATTTCATTATCGCATAATGGCCACAGTCAGTTTAGTGATTCCAATACCGGCGAGAAAGATAGCGTATGGCTCCACAATGGTTTAAGTGAATTAGGTCAAAAAGCTGTAAAAGAGATGAATAGACTGGGCATTATGGTGGATGTTTCTCATCCCTCCAAAGAAGCTATGAAACAGATGATTGCACTTTCTGAGGCGCCAATTATAGCTTCACATTCTTCTGCAAGAGCCTTGTGCGACCACAGTAGAAACCTAGATGACGAGCAGTTAAAACTCATGAAGGAAAATGGTGGTGTAGTACAGACCGTAGCTTTTAGTTCATATTTAAATACGGAAAAAGATGAGGCCTATAATGCCTACATCAAAAACATATTAGAAAAAGTTGCAGATTCTATGGGAGTAGAATGGTATAGAAGAGATCAGTTTTCTTCATTGACCGATTCTCAAAAAGAAGTTTTCATGAAGAATTATCCCAAAGTGAAAAAAATTGCGATTTCTATCGCAGACAAAGCTCCTGATGCACCGGCCATGGTAGATGTTTCAGATTTTGTAAATCATATAGATTACATGGTCAATTTAATAGGTATTGACCATGTAGGCATTAGTTCTGATTTTGACGGTGGTGGCGGTATCAAAGGATGGTCAGATGCATCTGAAACCTTTAATGTTACCCTTGAACTTGTAAAACGTGGTTACACCGAAGAAGAAATTGCCCAATTATGGGGCGAAAATCTGTTGAGAGTCTTAGATGAAGTCCAAGCTATAGCCAAAAACATGCAAAAACCTTAA
- a CDS encoding acyl-CoA thioesterase: MRFHSRKWVKPGDLNANETLFGGRVLAWIDEEAALYSIIQLENKKVVTKYMSEINFMSSAVKGDIVEIGIEVVKFGKSSLTLNCEVRNKMTHETIVTVDNIIMVNLDDDGKPKPHGKTKIEYVVDRLATED; the protein is encoded by the coding sequence ATGAGATTTCATTCTAGAAAATGGGTTAAACCCGGAGATTTAAATGCCAACGAGACCTTATTTGGTGGTCGCGTATTGGCATGGATAGATGAAGAAGCTGCATTGTACAGTATTATTCAATTAGAAAACAAAAAAGTGGTCACCAAGTACATGTCAGAAATCAATTTTATGAGTTCTGCTGTAAAAGGTGACATTGTAGAAATTGGTATTGAAGTTGTTAAGTTTGGCAAATCTTCATTAACCTTAAACTGTGAAGTTAGAAATAAAATGACTCACGAAACCATTGTTACCGTAGATAATATTATCATGGTAAACCTTGATGATGATGGTAAACCTAAGCCTCATGGAAAAACAAAAATTGAATATGTTGTAGACCGTTTGGCTACGGAGGATTAA